In a single window of the Hoyosella subflava DQS3-9A1 genome:
- a CDS encoding phosphotransferase family protein: protein MTNDRDDASLIDQPAGLREEDAFDAAAVGEWLADRVEGVTGVPVVRQFAGGASNLTYLLSYPERDLILRRPPGGHRAASAHDMDREYRVQKAIKPSFPYVPEMLAFCDDASLIGTEFYVMERLEGIILRRDLPEAVPSSPDRVRALCTDVLDRLVELHQIDVRAAGLSDLGRGAGYVRRQISGWSDRFRRAHTSNVPDFEDVMTWLSSHAPDDVATCLIHNDFRFDNIVFDNAGTMNVIGILDWEMATLGDPLMELGATLAYWVQSDDDDVMQQSRRQPTHLPGMLTRAEVVDYYAQKTGRSVTNWKFYEVYGLFRLAVIIQQLYRRFHDGGTHNPLYKDFWIFTGYLEWRCKEAIKEV from the coding sequence GTGACGAATGATCGCGACGACGCCAGTCTCATCGACCAGCCAGCCGGTCTCAGAGAGGAAGATGCGTTCGATGCCGCCGCGGTGGGCGAGTGGCTCGCTGACCGAGTAGAGGGAGTCACGGGGGTGCCGGTCGTCCGTCAGTTCGCTGGCGGTGCATCGAATCTCACCTACCTGCTCTCGTACCCCGAGCGTGATCTGATCCTGCGCCGCCCGCCAGGCGGACACCGTGCCGCCTCGGCACACGATATGGACCGCGAATACCGCGTCCAGAAGGCAATTAAGCCGTCATTCCCCTACGTCCCCGAGATGCTGGCCTTCTGCGACGATGCGTCGCTGATCGGCACCGAGTTCTACGTAATGGAGCGCCTCGAGGGAATAATTCTTCGCAGAGATCTCCCGGAGGCCGTGCCGTCGAGCCCCGATCGGGTTCGCGCGCTCTGCACGGACGTTCTCGACCGTCTCGTCGAACTCCACCAGATCGACGTTCGCGCGGCCGGTCTCAGCGATCTGGGCCGCGGCGCCGGATACGTCCGCCGCCAAATCAGCGGGTGGTCCGACCGTTTCCGCCGCGCTCACACATCCAATGTTCCCGACTTTGAAGATGTGATGACGTGGTTGTCGAGCCACGCACCCGACGACGTCGCGACCTGTCTGATTCACAACGACTTCCGCTTCGACAACATTGTTTTTGATAACGCGGGGACGATGAATGTCATAGGCATTCTCGACTGGGAGATGGCCACGCTCGGTGATCCGCTGATGGAACTCGGCGCGACACTCGCATACTGGGTGCAGAGCGACGATGACGATGTCATGCAGCAGAGCCGTCGACAGCCGACTCACCTGCCCGGGATGCTGACGCGCGCAGAAGTAGTCGACTATTACGCTCAGAAGACTGGCCGTTCTGTCACAAACTGGAAGTTCTACGAGGTTTACGGGCTTTTCCGCTTAGCTGTGATCATTCAGCAGCTGTATCGGCGTTTCCATGACGGTGGCACACACAATCCGCTGTACAAAGATTTCTGGATCTTCACCGGATACTTGGAGTGGCGCTGTAAGGAAGCAATCAAGGAGGTGTGA
- a CDS encoding SDR family oxidoreductase has product MSKKAGTQPRTNILITGASSGLGEGMARKFAAMGRNLGLCARRTDRLEALATELRTAYPGIQIVVKTLDVNDHDKVFTVFREIQEELGSLDRVIANAGLGKGQPLGTGHFAANKQTVETNVVGLLAQCEAALGIFRAQGYGHLVVVSSFSALRGMRGNITAYAASKSAAASLAEGIRSQHLGSPIKVTSLLPGYIESEMTGRAGKTPLLASADRGANALISAIEREPGKAYIPRWPWAALAQVIRFAPLSVVRRVG; this is encoded by the coding sequence GTGAGCAAGAAGGCAGGCACGCAACCGCGCACGAACATTCTCATCACCGGCGCTAGTTCCGGCCTAGGTGAAGGTATGGCAAGGAAGTTCGCGGCGATGGGCCGCAATCTCGGCCTGTGCGCCAGGCGGACTGATCGCCTTGAGGCACTAGCGACGGAACTACGCACCGCATATCCTGGCATTCAGATCGTGGTCAAGACTCTCGACGTCAATGATCACGACAAAGTGTTTACGGTGTTCCGCGAAATCCAGGAGGAACTCGGCTCCCTCGACCGCGTCATCGCCAACGCGGGCCTCGGTAAGGGCCAGCCGCTGGGCACCGGCCATTTCGCCGCGAACAAGCAGACCGTGGAAACGAACGTCGTCGGACTGCTTGCGCAGTGCGAGGCCGCACTCGGGATCTTCCGGGCCCAGGGGTACGGCCATCTAGTGGTAGTTTCCTCCTTCAGCGCCCTGCGCGGCATGCGCGGCAACATCACTGCTTACGCAGCCAGCAAATCGGCGGCCGCATCGCTGGCTGAAGGCATACGTTCCCAGCACCTTGGCTCGCCGATCAAAGTGACTTCGCTGCTCCCTGGTTACATCGAATCAGAAATGACGGGCCGAGCAGGTAAAACCCCACTGCTCGCCTCAGCGGACAGAGGCGCCAATGCCCTTATTTCCGCTATCGAGCGGGAACCCGGCAAGGCCTATATTCCGCGGTGGCCGTGGGCCGCGCTGGCTCAAGTTATCCGGTTCGCACCCCTGTCAGTGGTAAGGAGGGTGGGGTGA
- a CDS encoding acyl-CoA dehydrogenase family protein: MDFTPSSLTSEYQRRVAEFIDREIAPVEAQHLAELRDRENPWVVLPIIDELKEKARSQGLWNFFLPPAYASEKGRELGGPGFTNAEYAPLAELMGRHVIAPEIFNCNAPDTGNAEVLIHYGSAQQKEEWLQPLLDGQIRSAFCMTEPDVASSDATNMTATAVIEGDEVVINGRKWFSTGIGHPRCRFVIFMGLTDADADRHSRHSMVIVPVGTPGMTVDRMLSVFGYFDEPYGHGEVSFTNVRVPVTNIIAGPGRGFEIAQGRLGPGRIHHCMRLIGLAERTLEIGLERATTRTAFGKPLANLGGNRERIARARIAINQARLHVLYTAWLLDTAGAFGALSELSQIKAVVPQMAQDVVDMVIQWHGAGGLTEDHPLAGAYAAARSLRLADGPDEVHLGVVSRIELAKARAHGRNSK, from the coding sequence ATGGACTTCACGCCGTCGAGCCTCACGTCCGAGTACCAGCGCCGCGTTGCGGAGTTCATCGATAGGGAGATCGCGCCGGTCGAGGCCCAGCACCTCGCGGAACTCCGCGACCGGGAAAATCCGTGGGTCGTGCTGCCGATCATCGATGAGCTCAAAGAAAAAGCGCGGAGCCAAGGGCTGTGGAACTTCTTTCTGCCGCCCGCCTATGCCAGCGAAAAAGGTCGTGAACTCGGGGGCCCCGGCTTCACGAACGCCGAGTACGCTCCCCTTGCCGAACTTATGGGCAGACACGTCATTGCGCCCGAGATCTTCAACTGCAATGCACCGGACACCGGCAATGCCGAGGTTTTGATTCACTATGGGTCCGCTCAGCAGAAAGAAGAGTGGCTGCAACCCCTCCTCGACGGTCAGATACGGTCGGCGTTCTGCATGACTGAGCCCGATGTCGCGTCCTCTGATGCCACCAACATGACCGCGACCGCAGTGATAGAGGGCGACGAAGTTGTCATCAACGGCAGGAAATGGTTCTCAACCGGAATCGGCCACCCCCGCTGCCGATTCGTCATCTTCATGGGCCTCACCGACGCGGACGCGGATAGGCACTCTCGTCACTCGATGGTAATCGTGCCAGTGGGAACGCCGGGTATGACAGTTGACCGCATGCTCAGCGTATTCGGCTACTTCGACGAGCCATACGGCCACGGCGAAGTCAGCTTCACGAACGTGCGTGTTCCAGTCACAAACATCATCGCTGGTCCGGGCCGCGGATTTGAGATCGCGCAGGGCAGACTCGGCCCCGGCCGGATCCACCACTGCATGCGCCTGATTGGGCTCGCTGAACGCACACTCGAAATCGGCCTCGAACGCGCGACAACCCGAACAGCTTTCGGCAAACCGCTCGCGAATCTGGGCGGCAACCGGGAACGTATCGCGCGGGCCCGGATCGCCATCAATCAGGCGCGGCTGCATGTCCTGTATACCGCGTGGCTCCTCGACACCGCCGGTGCTTTTGGTGCCCTCTCCGAACTATCGCAGATCAAAGCCGTGGTGCCGCAAATGGCCCAGGACGTGGTGGATATGGTGATCCAGTGGCACGGCGCGGGCGGGCTCACAGAGGATCATCCGCTTGCTGGCGCGTACGCCGCAGCACGGTCACTGCGGCTCGCCGATGGGCCCGACGAAGTACACCTGGGCGTGGTTTCCCGAATCGAACTCGCGAAAGCACGTGCGCACGGAAGGAACTCGAAGTGA
- a CDS encoding Gfo/Idh/MocA family protein has translation MRIGLVGAGPWAIHTHAPALAAHPGVQFTGLWARRPDAARGTGIRAFGSFTALLDESDAVAFAVPPAIQGALAPLAAQRGKHLILEKPLADTMDAARHIADTASEHGARTIMFLTRRFAPETRLFLDQAQGGDWSAGDAMWLSGALLGGPFAASQWRRDGGALHDVGPHVIDVIDAALGHVDGVLSAHHEPRTDTWMITLSHRPPPGEPDSYPARLSSLTLSMRTPIQPSRLRVTVHGQSGVAELSTRETSPLDCYQTMLDEFLESCALRTEHACSATRGVHLQWVIEAILRATE, from the coding sequence ATGCGAATCGGGCTTGTAGGCGCTGGACCGTGGGCAATACACACGCACGCACCGGCTTTGGCTGCGCATCCCGGTGTGCAGTTCACTGGCCTGTGGGCACGGCGCCCCGACGCGGCCCGCGGTACCGGAATACGGGCGTTCGGCTCATTCACCGCACTGCTCGACGAGAGCGATGCCGTCGCGTTCGCGGTGCCGCCGGCAATCCAGGGCGCCCTGGCGCCACTGGCCGCACAGCGCGGTAAGCACCTCATACTCGAGAAGCCACTCGCGGACACCATGGACGCTGCACGACACATCGCTGACACTGCTAGCGAGCACGGGGCGCGGACGATCATGTTCCTAACGCGGAGGTTCGCACCCGAAACCCGCCTCTTCCTGGACCAGGCACAGGGCGGTGACTGGTCGGCGGGAGATGCGATGTGGCTGTCCGGAGCGCTGCTTGGCGGGCCTTTTGCGGCCTCCCAGTGGCGTCGCGACGGGGGCGCACTCCATGACGTCGGACCGCACGTTATCGACGTCATCGATGCTGCGCTCGGGCACGTTGACGGGGTGCTGTCTGCTCATCATGAGCCGCGCACCGACACCTGGATGATCACGCTGAGCCATCGTCCCCCACCTGGAGAGCCCGACTCATACCCTGCGCGTCTGAGTTCCCTCACCCTTTCGATGCGCACTCCAATCCAGCCGTCACGGCTCCGGGTGACTGTCCACGGGCAAAGCGGTGTCGCTGAGCTGAGCACTCGGGAAACTTCCCCGCTGGACTGCTACCAGACAATGCTTGACGAGTTCCTCGAGTCCTGTGCTCTCAGAACTGAACACGCTTGTTCCGCCACGCGCGGCGTACACCTTCAGTGGGTCATCGAGGCTATTCTGCGCGCCACCGAATAG